In one Bombyx mori chromosome 4, ASM3026992v2 genomic region, the following are encoded:
- the LOC101740895 gene encoding neither inactivation nor afterpotential protein C yields MKDGLNLSSLQNPLERYKLDTKLGSGIFGVVYKATDTQAAGKSVAVKIQKYTDKNEAHIQKEYKILRDFTTHLNLIDFYGVFCERVDNINKIWFVLELCENGSVIDIVRKLNTAERKMSEEHIAYILKYTIKALVYLHENKVMHRNIRCSNILITKDGEVKLSDFGLSCKLSGTLDKSKTNVGSPSWMAPEVVTGGDDGYGNRVDVWALGITTIEMADGKAPYQDMHPTRALFQIVRCPPPTISKPSMWSNDINDFISECLEKNPEHRPFIMELEEHPFILSVPENDYHLSTELKILAKELSGKVSPDKTPERIIRDGLLTTEGNPEAETMQVEDLAALEILTEENLLNELQIKLMKGSFMSFVGDILLILNPNTDDDIYNENHHKKYECKSRSDNEPHIFAVADGAYQDALHHNEPQHIVFSGESKSGKTTNMLHALSHLTHLGAMKNNTADRIRKATSIIQAAISAATPINAHCTRGIFQVQVTYGSSGKLSGAIFWLYQLEKWRISSTDMTHANFDLIYYFYDAMEAGNRLDELCLDKNRKHRYLRISDEPEKELKGVRESVENNVQNYKNIIENLTAVDWEEEDIGFFETVLASILVLGNVRFKEGRNGSTEIENPEEAKRVAKLLSLDETKFLWALLNYCLIESGTAVKRKHTTDEARDARDTLAGTLYKRLIDWMINLINSKLSFMRSVFGDKYSVSLLDMFGFECYHRNRLEQLIVNTTNEQIQFLYNQRIFAWEMQEATEEGIAMPELRFYDNKNSVDQLMGRPLGLFYVLDEASRTSSGQEFIMSTIRTTCKGPYIKLSGSHEFSVAHYTGKVSYDAREMAEKNKDFLPPEMIETMRASVNITVQQLFRNKLTKTGNLTVSPSQPKVTVAKSKSEKELENLKTRKFNTVSKGQFSQVHRMRTAAATYRATSLELLKQLAVGPGSGGTHYVRCIRPDLNDNPRGFQKEVVRQQLRALAVLDTAKARQSGFSSRIPFAEFIRRYRFLAFDFDENVEMTKDNCRLLMIRLKMEGWELGKTKVFLKYYNEEFLARLYETKVKKIIKVQCMMRAFLARRRAIKSKSKLLHIKELKKQQSLNVTEDEAALLIQKAYRGYIVRKAYGPLINKSTGQIDEETASFLKRFAMKWKSRSIFQVLLQYRAVRYQDLVHFSQQVHIYNQAVLEALMTTSTSVLLDRVDPQAKEANFLGTSPPTVWKLPFRIDQLQFYDTMHMCDPSAKSTDTFAGQYDSDQEQWDEPLKRRFSATQIDSIVTATTQTLITVPFCRDPTQPVPNLPPEETIQQPPSSPRIEDGSRNRPTVYKKKHGNAPQSYYQPPEPWNGARDDDDVLENSAPKFKKTHSRSLYCIDAPDMQNPIKELQAMARSTNDLTEDDAPFNFQAMLKRTPKNRASMKRLGEIDNGTLEKPQSTPKRAPTPKAKAPPPPVQVTPSKAPNKVLPPTPPPSEVTPSPTPNSMHKEFTRHDSKDLIIQELQKRESRPEFIYPSNKVESEKIELAPGITIQGTVTDL; encoded by the exons ATGAAAGACGGTCTCAACTTATCGTCCTTGCAAAATCCTTTGGAACGTTACAAACTAGACACTAAACTAGGTTCTGGCATATTTGGGGTAGTTTACAAGGCTACCGATACACAGGCGGCTGGAAAATCCGTTGctgttaaaatacaaaaatataccgATAAAAATGAGGCACACATTCAAAAGGAATACAAAATACTTCGAGATTTCACTACTCATCTTAATCTTATCGACTTTTACGGAGTGTTCTGCGAGAGAgtcgataatataaacaaaatatggTTTGTTCTTGAA CTGTGCGAAAACGGATCGGTCATCGATATTGTCAGAAAGCTGAATACGGCAGAAAGAAAAATGTCCGAAGAACACATAGCTTACAtcttaaaatatacaataaag GCCCTCGTTTATCTGCACGAGAACAAAGTGATGCATCGGAACATAAGGTGTAGCAATATTTTAATCACAAAAGACGGTGAAGTTAAACTGTCTGATTTTGGACTGTCGTGTAAATTAAGCGGAACACTTGATAAGAGTAAAACGAATGTTGGTTCTCCGAGTTGGATGGCGCCCGAAGTGGTGACTGGCGGAGACGACGGTTACGGCAACAGGGTCGACGTTTGGGCCTTGGGCATAACTACTATAGAGATGGCAGACGGAAAAGCCCCTTACCAGGACATGCATCCGACACGCGCATTGTTTCAAATAGTAAGATGCCCTCCGCCGACCATTTCGAAGCCTTCAATGTGGTCGAACGATATCAACGATTTCATTTCTGA GTGTCTCGAAAAAAATCCGGAACATCGACCTTTCATAATGGAACTGGAAGAGCATCCGTTTATTCTGTCCGTTCCTGAGAACGATTATCAC CTCTCAACAGAATTGAAGATACTCGCGAAAGAACTAAGTGGCAAGGTATCGCCAGATAAAACACCAGAACGGATAATAAGAGATGGCTTATTGACAACTGAAGGGAACCCTGAAGCCGAAACGATGCAAGTTGAGGATCTTGCCGCTCTAGAAATATTGACTGAGGAAAACTTACTCAATGAGTTGCAAATAAAATTGATGAAAGGTTCATTTATGTCTTTCGTCGGTGACATTCTACTTATTCTCAACCCCAACACCGATGATGATATTTATAACGAAAAC CATCACAAGAAGTATGAGTGCAAATCAAGATCAGATAATGAGCCGCACATATTCGCGGTAGCCGATGGCGCTTACCAAGACGCACTTCATCATAACGAACCACAGCACATCGTGTTCTCTGGAGAAAGCAAATCCGGCAAAACTACGAACATGTTACACGCTCTGTCACATTTGACTCATTTAGGAGCGATGAAGAATAACACAGCAGATAGAATTCGTAAAGCAACTAGTATTATCCAAGCAGCTATTTCTGCCGCTACACCCATAAATGCACATTGCACCAGGGGTATTTTTCAAGTTCAAGTGACATACGGAAGCTCGGGAAAACTGAGCGGCGCTATCTTTTGGTTGTATCAATTAGAAAAGTGGCGAATCTCATCAACAGACAT GACCCACGCTAACTTcgacttaatttattatttctacgATGCGATGGAAGCGGGAAATCGATTAGATGAACTCTGTTTAGACAAAAACAGAAAACATAGATACTTACGGATATCAGATGAACCTGAAAAAGAATTAAAAGGCGTTAGAGAAAGTGTCGAAAATAAcgttcaaaattataaaaatatcattgAGAACCTCACCGCAGTCGATTGGGAAGAAGAGGACATAGGATTTTTTGAAACAGTTTTAGCGTCGATTTTAGTTCTCGGTAATGTCAGATTCAAAGAAGGAAGGAATGGTTCAACCGAAATTGAAAATCCGGAGGAGGCTAAGAGGGTAGCGAAGCTATTGTCACTGGATGAAACAAAATTCCTTTGGGCTTTATTAAATTACTGTCTTATCGAAAGCGGGACTGcagtaaaaagaaaacatactACAGATGAAGCGAGAGATGCTAGGGACACATTAGCAGGCACTTTATATAAAAGACTCATTGACTGgatgataaatttaattaattcgaaACTCTCCTTTATGAGATCTGTCTT TGGTGATAAATATTCAGTCAGCTTATTGGATATGTTCGGTTTTGAATGCTATCACAGAAATCGACTAGAGCAATTGATAGTAAATACAACAAATGAACAAATACAGTTCCTTTATAACCAAAGAATTTTCGCTTGGGAAATGCAAGAAGCCACAGAAGAAGGTATCGCAATGCCAGAACTAAGATTTTATGACAACAAAAATTCTGTGGATCAACTCATGGGCAGACCTTTAGGCTTGTTTTATGTATTGGACGAAGCGAGTAGAACTAGTAGTGGACAGGAATTCATCATGA GTACAATAAGGACAACGTGTAAAGGACCGTACATCAAATTATCCGGCAGTCATGAATTCAGTGTAGCTCACTATACAGGCAAAGTGAGCTACGATGCAAGAGAAATGGCAGAAAAGAACAAAGACTTCCTTCCTCCTGAAATGATAGAAACAATGAGGGCATCAGTCAATATAACAGTGCAACagttatttagaaataaattaacgAAAACAGGCAATCTTACGGTTTCGCCAAGTCAGCCTAAAGTCACAGTTGCTAAATCAAAATCAGAAAAGGAATTGGAAAACCTAAAAACTAGG aaattcaacACGGTCTCCAAAGGGCAATTTTCTCAAGTTCATAGAATGAGAACAGCGGCTGCAACATACAGAGCAACCAGTTTAGAATTATTGAAACAGCTCGCCGTTGGGCCCGGCAGTGGCGGAACGCATTACGTCAGATGCATCAGACCAGATTTGAATGACAATCCCCGAGGTTTCCAAAAAGAGGTCGTGAGACAACAATTAAGAGCCTTGGCTGTTTTAGACACGGCCAAAGCCAGGCAGAGTGGCTTCTCCAGTCGCATACCTTTTGCTGAATTCATAAGGAG GTACCGCTTCTTAGCCTTCGATTTCGACGAAAACGTGGAAATGACAAAAGACAACTGTAGACTACTTATGATAAGGTTAAAAATGGAAGGTTGGGAGTTGGGAAAAACGAAAGTTTTCCTGAAATACTATAATGAAGAATTCTTGGCAAG ATTGTACGAAAcaaaagtgaaaaaaattataaaagtgcAATGTATGATGAGAGCTTTCTTGGCCAGAAGAAGGGCGATCAAGagtaaatcaaaattattgcATA TCAAAGAACTGAAGAAACAACAATCTCTGAACGTAACTGAGGATGAAGCGGCACTGTTGATTCAAAAAG CATACAGAGGTTATATCGTTCGTAAAGCATACGGACCGCTCATAAACAAATCTACGGGGCAAATTGACGAGGAAACAGCTTCGTTCCTAAAAAGATTCGCAATGAAATGGAAGAGCCGCTCCATATTCCAAGTTCTGCTGCAGTACAGAGCGGTTCGCTATCAGGACTTAGTGCACTTCTCGCAACAA GTGCATATTTACAATCAAGCCGTTTTAGAAGCACTGATGACAACTAGCACATCCGTTTTGCTAGACCGCGTGGACCCGCAAGCTAAAGAAGCCAATTTCCTTGGAACTAGCCCTCCGACCGTCTGGAAGCTACCGTTCAGAATTGATCAACTACAATTCTATGATACGATGCACATGTGCGATCCATCTGCAAAAAGCAC CGACACTTTTGCTGGTCAGTACGATTCCGATCAAGAGCAATGGGACGAACCTCTGAAACGACGTTTTAGCGCCACACAGATAGACAGCATCGTAACGGCCACAACTCAAACGCTCATCACCGTGCCGTTCTGCCGAGATCCCACCCAGCCTGTCCCTAATCTGCCTCCAGAAGAAACTATCCAACAGCCACCATCCTCTCCTCGTATCGAGGATGGGTCCCGCAACCGTCCGACGGTCTACAAAAAGAAACACGGTAATGCACCACAAAGTTACTACCAGCCCCCGGAGCCGTGGAACGGTGCCCGCGACGACGACGACGTTCTAGAAAACAGCGCACCCAAATTTAAAAAGACGCACAGCCGAAGTCTTTATTGTATCGACGCTCCAGACATGCAGAATCCGATAAAAGAACTCCAAGCCATGGCGAGATCTACGAATGATTTGACCGAGGACGACGCACCATTCAACTTTCAAGCTATGTTGAAGAGGACGCCAAAAAATAGAGCGTCGATGAAACGACTGGGCGAGATCGACAACGGAACATTGGAGAAGCCGCAGTCTACGCCGAAACGTGCGCCGACACCAAAAGCAAAAGCTCCTCCCCCTCCCGTTCAAGTAACACCATCGAAAGCGCCAAACAAGGTCTTACCACCAACTCCACCACCCAGCGAAGTCACGCCCTCGCCGACACCAAATTCAATGCATAAAGAATTCACCAGGCATGATTCCAAAGATCTCATAATACAAGAATTACAGAAACGAGAATCTAGGCCAGAGTTCATTTACCCGAGCAACAAAGTTGAAAGCGAAAAAATCGAATTAGCCCCCGGTATCACGATTCAGGGGACCGTTacagatttataa
- the LOC101740753 gene encoding longitudinals lacking protein, isoforms H/M/V, with the protein MANQEISLKWNGYQSNILTNVKELYRDEGLSDVTLVSDGQCFKAHKVILSANSSVFKSIFQQNPHKDPIIVLHDINTASLKTLLTFMYNGEVNVTEEFLPILLKTAEILRVCGLSTGSEAATKDDEKSAGPVQPKKRKKSEHEDNNNKCKKISTKVETPPNTSITIDASNTSNVVLKVEPIDSPLTDYSGDNTNDTDIALLEETEKKYCINSEISTKSVCTTGPNNRNIKKWISEVSSTQPSLNSNDKNTVSTEDDKDSLEIDKEVETVLQSGTIVESLSITTENLNVVSSEAQNCKDKSNTCYANPSFPCPFCPRVYNSWGYRRRHVKSRHLTNKLSCKWCVSVLASTGAWYSHATRAHGVPHEEARNSLVVMVEAHAVLTMNEPSVTQLLGQVSMDGSVSDKST; encoded by the exons ATGGCAAATcaagaaataagtttgaaatGGAACGGTTATCAGAGTAACATATTGACAAATGTGAAAGAACTTTATAGAGATGAAGGGTTATCCGATGTTACTTTGGTTTCGGATGGGCAGTGTTTTAAAGCTCATAAAGTGATACTATCAGCAAACAGTTCCGTTTTCAAATCAATATTTCAg CAAAACCCCCACAAAGATCCGATTATAGTGCTACATGATATCAACACAGCCTCATTAAAGACTTTGTTGACGTTTATGTACAATGGCGAAGTTAACGTGACTGAAGAATTCCTTCCTATTTTATTGAAGACTGCTGAAATATTGAGGGTATGTGGTCTGTCCACTGGGAGTGAAGCTGCCACCAAAGATGATGAG AAATCGGCTGGACCAGTACAACCAAAAAAACGCAAGAAAAGTGAACatgaagataataataataaatgcaagAAAATTTCTACAAAAGTCGAGACTCCACCTAATACAAGTATTACAATAGATGCATCAAACACTTCT AATGTTGTCTTAAAAGTGGAACCAATTGATTCACCCCTCACCGATTATTCCGGAGATAATACTAATGACACCGACATTGCTTTACTTGAAGAGACAGAGAAAAAATATTGTATCAATAGTGAAATATCAACAAAATCAGTTTGTACTACAGGACCTAATAAtcgtaacattaaaaaatggATAAGTGAAGTTAGCAGTACGCAACCCAGTTTGAATTCTAATGACAAAAATACAGTTAGCACTGAAGATGACAAAGATAGTTTGGAGATTGATAAAGAAGTTGAAACCGTTCTTCAAAGTGGAACAATAGTAGAATCATTAAGTATTACGACTGAGAATTTGAATGTGGTTTCTAGTGAGGCTCAAAATTGTAAAG ATAAAAGTAACACCTGTTATGCGAATCCTTCATTTCCTTGTCCGTTTTGTCCACGAGTCTACAACAGTTGGGGATATCGAAGGAGACATGTCAAATCTAGGCATCTCACTAACAA ATTGTCATGTAAATGGTGCGTGTCGGTACTGGCGTCGACCGGCGCGTGGTACTCGCACGCGACCAGAGCACACGGCGTCCCGCACGAGGAGGCGCGGAACTCGCTGGTGGTGATGGTGGAAGCCCACGCCGTGCTCACCATGAACGAACCCAGCGTGACGCAGCTGCTGGGCCAGGTCAGCATGGACGGCAGCGTCAGCGACAAAAGCACATAG